One region of Vigna angularis cultivar LongXiaoDou No.4 chromosome 10, ASM1680809v1, whole genome shotgun sequence genomic DNA includes:
- the LOC108334864 gene encoding uncharacterized protein LOC108334864, with protein sequence MILSRVVKKAAGKLEKRPAEAPKTSMDMVFTLAEAIRFGYAETLGKWNLLDLPRAIFYGIMEKGKKTVAIECKERDDCVELKDPEILKELYEIKKCLTRTMLFSKKRFRAFLFAAGFIKGDVLLRKRRARILKPAFSVIRDKESKCLFVFIRGTRSIKDTLTDAIGAPVSFNHFVYSDGELKRNNVISGHGHRGMVAAARWIKKHCTPKLLDELCQYPDFQVKILGHSLGGGTAALLTFMLREIKQFSSCTCVTFGPAACMSMEMAEFGKPFITSIINGYDMVPTLSAASVHDFIHEGLNKRKIFIKSACSAIGSRIPFASNAKAIADHAVSRGTEAVMKSKQRTRSLIGWSKRENAAALTGSKSENLAEAARSSNTSYEGTEEFIISEFTSDEDDGSISSGEGSDNDDMDEEEKEIIAATHNLANDELNEYYKELKLDTQEDNPEINGGKGKEEAIEKGITEGELKNDKVVHSEETADSAVATSEKPVRHHLYPPGRILHIVPVLSSENSKPIHYDDADAKRVLLYETGRELYGKLRLSRGMLFDHMTSKYLKVFQQLINQFEKEM encoded by the exons ATGATACTGTCCAGAGTGGTTAAGAAGGCTGCGGGGAAGCTTGAAAAAAGGCCAGCTGAGGCGCCCAAAACATCCATGGACATGGTCTTCACCTTAGCAGAAGCCATTAGGTTCGGTTATGCAGAGACACTCGGCAAATGGAACCTCTTGGACTTACCTAGAGCCATCTTCTATGGTATAATGGAAAAG GGTAAGAAAACAGTTGCAATAGAATGTAAAGAAAGAGACGATTGTGTAGAACTGAAAGACCCCGAAATATTAAAGGAGTTGTATGAGATCAAAAAATGCTTGACACGCACCATGCTTTTCAGCAAAAAACGCTTTCGTGCCTTTCTGTTTGCTGCTGGATTCATTAAGGGAGATGTTCTCCTAAGGAAGAGAAGAGCTCGg ATTCTGAAGCCTGCTTTCTCAGTGATACGTGATAAAGAATCAAAATGTTTGTTTGTGTTCATTCGTGGAACTCGAAGCATAAAAGACACTCTGACGGATGCAATCGGTGCTCCCGTTTCCTTCAATCATTTCGTTTACAGTGATGGTGAGCTGAAAAGGAACAACGTGATTTCAGGACATGGGCACCGAGGCATGGTTGCTGCAGCTCGTTGGATCAAAAAACACTGCACTCCTAAACTTCTTGACGAACTTTGTCAATACCCTGATTTCCAAGTCAAG ATACTTGGACACTCACTTGGTGGTGGGACTGCTGCACTGTTGACATTTATGCTTCGAGAAATAAAGCAGTTCTCTTCATGTACTTGTGTCACCTTTGGCCCAG CTGCTTGTATGTCAATGGAAATGGCGGAATTCGGGAAGCCCTTTATCACGTCCATTATAAATGGTTATGACATGGTGCCTACATTGTCAGCTGCTTCAGTTCATGATTTCATTCACGAG GGTCTGAATAAGcgtaaaatattcataaaatctGCTTGCAGCGCAATTGGATCTCGCATACCTTTTGCATCTAATGCAAAAGCCATTGCAGATCATGCAGTATCCCGCGGCACCGAG GCTGTGATGAAGAGTAAACAAAGAACTCGGTCACTGATAGGCTGGTCCAAACGTGAGAATGCTGCGGCATTGACAGGTTCTAAATCAGAAAACTTGGCTGAAGCCGCTCGATCATCAAATACAAGTTATGAAGGGACAGAAGAGTTCATAATCTCGGAGTTTACTAGTGATGAGGACGACGGATCCATATCCTCCGGTGAAGGATCTGATAACGATGACATGgatgaagaagagaaggaaatCATAGCTGCTACTCACAACCTTGCTAACGATGAATTGAATGAATACTACAAGGAGCTTAAGCTAGACACACAGGAGGATAATCCTGAAATCAATGGTGGCAAGGGAaaagaagaagccattgaaaaAGGCATCACAGAAGGAGAGTTGAAAAATGACAAGGTTGTTCATAGTGAAGAAACTGCAGATAGTGCAGTTGCAACATCAGAGAAGCCTGTTAGACATCATCTTTATCCACCGGGAAGAATATTGCATATTGTTCCTGTACTTTCTTCTGAAAATTCTAAACCAATCCACTATGATGATGCTGATGCCAAACGTGTGTTGTTGTATGAAACTGGTAGAGAGCTGTATGGAAAACTCCGACTTTCAAGAGGGATGCTATTTGATCACATGACAAGCAAGTATCTGAAGGTGTTCCAACAACTAATCAATCAATTTGAGAAAGAGATGTGA
- the LOC108334866 gene encoding uncharacterized protein LOC108334866, with product MVLSRAVKKAVGKLEKRPAEAPKTSMDMVLTLAEAIRFGYAETLGKWSFLDLPRAILYTIMEKGKKTVAIECKERDDCVELKDPEILKELYEIKKCLTRTMLFSKKRFRSFLFAAGFVKGDVLLRKRRARILKPAFTVIRDKESKCLFLFIRGTRSVKDTLTDAIGAPVSFNHFIYSDGELKRNNVISGHGHRGMVAAARWIKKHCTPKLLDELRQFPDFQIKIVGHSLGGGTAALLTYMLREIKQFSSCTCVTFGPGFDIAESSHDL from the exons ATGGTACTGTCCAGAGCGGTTAAGAAGGCTGTGGGGAAGCTTGAAAAAAGGCCAGCTGAGGCGCCCAAAACTTCCATGGACATGGTCTTAACCTTAGCAGAAGCCATTAGGTTCGGTTATGCAGAGACACTCGGCAAATGGAGCTTCTTGGACTTGCCAAGAGCCATCCTTTATACTATCATGGAAAAG GGTAAGAAAACAGTTGCAATAGAATGTAAAGAAAGAGACGATTGTGTAGAACTGAAAGATCCCGAAATATTAAAGGAGTTGTATGAGATCAAAAAATGCTTGACACGCACCATGCTTTTCAGCAAAAAACGCTTCCGTTCCTTTCTATTTGCTGCTGGATTCGTTAAGGGAGATGTTCTCCTCCGGAAAAGAAGAGCTCGG ATTCTGAAGCCTGCTTTCACAGTGATACGTGATAAAGAATCAAAATGTTTGTTCCTATTCATTCGAGGAACTCGAAGCGTAAAAGACACTCTGACGGATGCAATCGGTGCTCCCGTTTCCTTCAATCATTTCATTTACAGTGATGGTGAGCTGAAAAGGAACAACGTGATTTCAGGACATGGGCACCGTGGTATGGTTGCTGCAGCTCGTTGGATCAAAAAACACTGCACTCCTAAACTTCTTGATGAACTTCGTCAATTCCCCGATTTCCAAATCAAG ATAGTTGGACACTCACTTGGTGGTGGCACTGCTGCATTGTTGACATATATGCTTCGAGAAATAAAGCAGTTCTCTTCATGCACTTGTGTCACCTTTGGCCCAG GTTTTGATATAGCTGAATCATCTCATGATCTTTAG
- the LOC128194350 gene encoding uncharacterized protein LOC128194350: protein MEMAEFGKPFITSIINGYDMVPTLSAVSVYDFIEEGLNKRKRFIKSACSAIGSRIPFASNAKAIADRAVSRGTEAVMKSKQRTRSLISWSKRENAAALKSSKSENLSEAAQSSNTCYEGTEELIISEFTSDEDDGSISSSEGSDNDDMDEEEEEIIAATHNIANDELNEYYKELQLDTQEDNPEINGGKGKEEAIEKGIIEGELKNDKVVHSEETADSAVATSEKPVRHHLYPPGRILHIVPVLSSENSKPIHYDDADAKRVVLYETGRELYGKLRLSRGMLFDHMTGKYLKVFQQLINQFEKEI from the exons ATGGAAATGGCGGAATTCGGGAAGCCCTTTATCACTTCCATTATAAATGGTTATGACATGGTGCCGACATTGTCAGCTGTTTCTGTTTATGATTTCATTGAAGAG GGTCTTAATAAGCGTAAAAGATTCATAAAGTCTGCTTGCAGCGCAATTGGATCTCGCATACCATTTGCATCTAATGCAAAAGCCATTGCAGATCGTGCAGTATCCCGCGGCACCGAG GCTGTGATGAAGAGTAAACAAAGAACTCGGTCACTGATAAGCTGGTCCAAACGTGAGAATGCTGCGGCGTTGAAAAGTTCTAAATCAGAAAACTTGTCTGAAGCCGCTCAATCATCAAATACATGTTATGAAGGGACAGAAGAGTTAATAATCTCTGAGTTTACTAGTGATGAGGACGACGGATCAATATCCTCCAGTGAAGGATCTGATAACGATGACATggatgaagaagaggaggaaatCATAGCTGCTACTCACAACATTGCTAACGATGAACTGAATGAATATTACAAGGAGCTTCAGCTAGACACACAGGAGGATAATCCTGAAATCAATGGTGGCAAGGGAAAAGAAGAAGCCATAGAAAAAGGCATCATAGAAGGAGAGTTGAAAAATGATAAGGTTGTTCACAGTGAAGAAACTGCAGATAGTGCAGTTGCAACATCAGAGAAGCCTGTTAGACATCATCTTTATCCACCAGGAAGAATATTGCATATTGTTCCTGTACTTTCTTCTGAAAATTCTAAACCAATCCACTATGATGATGCTGATGCCAAACGTGTGGTGTTGTATGAAACTGGTAGAGAGCTGTATGGAAAACTCAGACTTTCAAGAGGGATGCTATTTGATCACATGACAGGCAAGTATCTGAAGGTGTTCCAACAATTAATCAATCAATTTGAGAAAGAGATATGA